The DNA sequence GGTATTTAAAATCATTGATCAGGTTCAGATCGGCCCGCTTGTATTTCGTAAAGTATCCAACCAGTACATTAGCGGTGTAATTGGGATGAACATTCAGGGAAGCGCCGGCTTCAAAACGGGTGGGAAGCGCCGTACGGTAGGTATGGGCTTCTGCATACTGCGCCCGGATATCATCAATTTCCGCTTCGGCCCGGTTTTTTGTCAGCACGCTGAAGTTCTCCACGCTGATGACGTCCTCAGGCGCGAGGATCACCTGTTCCCCTTTTTCCTTCCAGTTGATCAAGCCCAGGTCCTTGATCCCCAGCGTAAATTTGAAGGTCTCGCTCATCTTTTTTTCGATCCCCCCCGAGATACTGAAACCGGGATTCCGGAAAGAAGGCAGGAAATCGCTTATTCCCAGATCATTCGAGTAAGTGGTATATTCCGCTTGTCCCCGCATCATAAATTCCATCTCATCGGTACCGGGATAATAGACTCCCTCGGAATAGCCGATGCCTGCATCCATGTGAGCAATCCCGCTCAGGTAGGACAGCTTTATCCCCGCAGCAAACGTTTCGTCAAAACGCCGCCGCACACCCAGGCTGGTTTCCGCATACAAATAATGGAACAAGTTCATATTCATGGGGCCCATATCCGATGTGTAGGGAGTTGAACTGATGAATCCCTCCCCCTGCGCCAGGTTTACCGTCATATTCTTGACAGTTGCTGCGCTCATGCTTTTCACGGAATGATCAAAAAGAAACTCGGTTTGGTTGGCTTTGTCAAAAAGGTATTTGATGGTGATCACATTCATATGGCCATAGACGTTCAGGTGATTCTTGCCCTGGGGATCACTAAGCGGTTCTTCAAGTTTCTCATTCCAAAAAAGGAAATTCCTTCCCGCTTCAGCGCCGTCCCCCTGCAGGAAGCCGTCACCGTTCACAGTAGGAATAAAAAAATTGGAGGCCACTATGCCGCAGGCGTCTTCAAATGCCGATACCCAGGGATTCTCTACCGACTCAGCGAGTGTCCTGGAATTATAGAGGGAATAATGCTGCGCCTGAATACTGCCGTAACCCAATATAAGAAGGAAGAGAAAAATGCTTGCCTTTATTCTCATTAGACTTTATTCTAGCACGTTTTTGCTAACTTAGACCCCATAAAAGTAAGAGTTTATAAGCAGATGCTGAAAAAACAGTTGTGGATTTGTTCAATTACCGGCGCACTTGCGGTTATTTTTGGGGCCCTGGG is a window from the Anseongella ginsenosidimutans genome containing:
- a CDS encoding DUF5723 family protein — encoded protein: MRIKASIFLFLLILGYGSIQAQHYSLYNSRTLAESVENPWVSAFEDACGIVASNFFIPTVNGDGFLQGDGAEAGRNFLFWNEKLEEPLSDPQGKNHLNVYGHMNVITIKYLFDKANQTEFLFDHSVKSMSAATVKNMTVNLAQGEGFISSTPYTSDMGPMNMNLFHYLYAETSLGVRRRFDETFAAGIKLSYLSGIAHMDAGIGYSEGVYYPGTDEMEFMMRGQAEYTTYSNDLGISDFLPSFRNPGFSISGGIEKKMSETFKFTLGIKDLGLINWKEKGEQVILAPEDVISVENFSVLTKNRAEAEIDDIRAQYAEAHTYRTALPTRFEAGASLNVHPNYTANVLVGYFTKYKRADLNLINDFKYQDFHLILNAGYNTYENLLVGLNFLIRSPRVDFFIGSDNLLPSIKVNRQINNEGYHYDSRTAANMNFGFALRLGPCEGVGNFLNADWLNLRDKRGKRRKEECFTF